One stretch of bacterium DNA includes these proteins:
- a CDS encoding PKD domain-containing protein: MKRAFLCLIIVLGLVLPARLAALTRRVPQEVPTILQALTESGMGDSVLVAPGLYWESGLVLSGNVVLASQEEAGSVVLAGDGQQRLLSITQAYAAATVRGLHFRHGRAARGGAVQVVSGTLLIEDCVFTHNQADEAGGALAVAAGANPLVRTCTFAHNRAPLGSALAAAPDCQIQVEACLFTRNEDAPPLELSSPARLPLVRHSLLEGNPAGDWTGFVAIYEGILGNLSEPPRLCDSAGGDGRLAADSPCLPGNHPEGRRVGALGQGCALGEPAARFRTDAAGGAAPLAVQFMDESLGDPEAWAWDFEDDGIWDSQEQHPAHVYLRAGDWRPRLRVTRGGLSHETVAAQPLRVRFGVSLAAALLAGFAPHAVQFEAQALGQPTLYTWQFGDGDSLVTTAPQAEHLYLTQGQYQPTVRAEDGHNQAVAGLDSPITVWADTLRLTLAQPWLSAVWHLVGPGTVVLFQPGLYQGGTYYASGQVLPDGVQLIGLRNAVGARPAVTLSSPTSYLFNHPAGSREILLRDLVFQGHNGGNGPELRNCSLRVERCEFRGPTESRLGLRTLGSPRVELVDCDFIRCWQSLDADGEVLVRNCRFSLSLGDALLLTEGSSANVEDCRFTDCNRGVWSRGPNLILRRCRWQGGGQAILAEVDSLVLESLHITSAQPLSQAVLDLDALHPVHLQDVVVAGCAQSTAALRFRSPWSMRECVVAGNSFMPAVMAAHPPAEVACTIIHGNGLGDWTGQLLPWQGQAGNLALDPLICSLSHDTLRVAAPSPCLPAANPCQATIGDMALGCLSTDLQAAFSATPRDGLTPLTVQFTDQSPGEVGGRLWDFNGDGVWDSSAPNPIHVYTEEGSWTVTLTVFNWDFRDTLTRVDYIQSRLPRLRRVPEDHATLAQALAAALPGDTVDVACGIWPVAGLELPDGILLRGRTGDPACVVLDAQGAGRCLRGSALRRGVRLEGLTLTGGSALGAGTDGLGGAFFFDQQSNAVFTRCVLRGNQAHYGGAGAGSVDSLLLFRHCVFHANSADIGAAALFFTGAPPRLEHCLVTEQAGPYLLTPAPQITCSSLFGNEPGNWISGWADQLGQNGNREADPLYCDAAGGDLRLLAASPCLPPASACGAMGAWSDPCDRSHLPALQAGDFRLEEAWPNPFNPATVLAFVLTRPQTVRLAIFDLAGREVAVPASGPHAAGRHAVRFDGSRCASGLYLAVLEAEEGQAACKLLLVK; this comes from the coding sequence ATGAAGCGTGCTTTCCTTTGCCTGATCATCGTCCTGGGCTTGGTCCTGCCCGCCCGGCTGGCCGCCCTCACGCGGCGCGTGCCCCAGGAGGTCCCCACCATCCTCCAGGCCCTGACGGAGTCGGGCATGGGGGACAGCGTGCTGGTGGCGCCGGGGCTTTATTGGGAGAGCGGGCTGGTCCTTTCCGGCAACGTGGTGCTGGCGTCCCAGGAGGAGGCGGGGAGCGTGGTGCTGGCGGGCGACGGCCAGCAGCGCCTGCTCTCCATCACCCAGGCCTATGCCGCCGCCACGGTGCGGGGCCTGCACTTCCGCCATGGCCGGGCGGCCCGGGGCGGGGCCGTGCAGGTCGTCAGCGGCACGCTCCTCATCGAGGACTGCGTGTTCACGCACAACCAGGCCGACGAGGCGGGCGGGGCGCTGGCGGTGGCGGCGGGCGCCAACCCGCTGGTGCGGACCTGCACCTTCGCCCACAACCGCGCCCCCCTGGGTTCGGCCCTGGCGGCGGCGCCGGACTGCCAGATCCAGGTGGAGGCCTGCCTCTTCACGCGCAACGAGGACGCCCCGCCGCTGGAGCTGTCCAGCCCGGCCCGCCTGCCCCTGGTGCGGCACAGCCTGCTGGAGGGGAACCCGGCGGGGGACTGGACGGGCTTCGTGGCCATCTACGAGGGGATCCTGGGCAACCTGTCGGAGCCGCCGCGGCTGTGCGACAGCGCGGGGGGAGACGGCCGCCTGGCGGCGGATTCCCCCTGTCTGCCCGGGAACCACCCGGAGGGGCGCCGGGTGGGGGCGCTCGGCCAGGGCTGCGCCCTGGGCGAGCCGGCGGCCCGCTTCCGGACGGATGCGGCGGGCGGGGCGGCGCCCCTGGCGGTCCAGTTCATGGACGAGAGCCTGGGGGATCCCGAGGCCTGGGCCTGGGACTTCGAAGATGACGGGATCTGGGACTCGCAGGAGCAGCATCCGGCGCATGTCTACCTGCGGGCGGGGGACTGGCGGCCGCGGCTGCGCGTGACGCGCGGCGGCCTCAGCCATGAGACGGTGGCGGCGCAGCCCCTGCGCGTCCGCTTCGGCGTGTCCCTGGCGGCGGCCCTCCTGGCCGGTTTCGCTCCGCATGCCGTCCAGTTCGAGGCCCAGGCCCTGGGCCAGCCCACGCTCTACACCTGGCAGTTCGGGGACGGGGACAGCCTGGTGACCACCGCGCCCCAAGCGGAGCATCTCTACCTGACGCAGGGCCAGTACCAGCCCACGGTGCGGGCGGAGGACGGGCACAACCAGGCCGTGGCCGGCCTGGATTCGCCCATCACGGTCTGGGCCGACACCCTGCGCCTCACGCTGGCCCAGCCCTGGCTCTCGGCGGTCTGGCACTTGGTGGGGCCGGGCACGGTGGTCCTCTTCCAGCCGGGCTTGTACCAGGGGGGCACCTATTATGCCAGCGGCCAAGTGCTGCCCGATGGCGTGCAGCTCATCGGCCTGCGCAATGCCGTGGGCGCCCGCCCCGCCGTGACGCTCTCAAGTCCGACCTCCTACCTGTTCAACCACCCGGCTGGTTCGCGGGAAATCCTGCTGCGCGACCTGGTTTTCCAGGGGCACAACGGCGGCAACGGACCGGAGTTGAGGAACTGCTCCCTGCGCGTGGAACGCTGCGAGTTCCGTGGCCCGACCGAATCCCGCCTGGGGCTGCGCACCTTGGGTTCCCCCCGCGTGGAGCTGGTGGATTGCGATTTCATCCGCTGCTGGCAAAGCCTGGACGCCGATGGGGAGGTGCTGGTGAGGAACTGCCGGTTCTCCCTCAGCCTGGGCGACGCCTTGCTCCTGACGGAGGGAAGCTCCGCTAACGTGGAGGATTGCCGCTTCACGGACTGCAACCGGGGTGTCTGGAGCCGGGGCCCCAATCTGATCCTGCGTCGCTGCCGCTGGCAGGGCGGCGGCCAGGCCATCCTGGCCGAGGTGGACAGCCTGGTGCTGGAGAGCCTGCACATCACCTCCGCCCAGCCCCTCAGCCAAGCCGTGCTGGACTTGGATGCCCTCCATCCCGTCCACCTGCAGGACGTGGTGGTGGCGGGCTGCGCCCAATCCACCGCGGCCCTGCGCTTCCGCTCGCCCTGGTCCATGCGGGAATGCGTGGTGGCGGGCAACAGCTTCATGCCCGCCGTAATGGCCGCCCATCCGCCCGCCGAGGTGGCCTGCACCATCATCCACGGCAACGGCCTGGGTGACTGGACGGGACAGCTCCTGCCCTGGCAGGGGCAAGCGGGCAACCTGGCCCTGGATCCCCTCATCTGCAGCCTCAGCCACGACACCCTGCGCGTGGCGGCCCCCTCGCCCTGCCTGCCCGCGGCCAATCCCTGCCAGGCCACCATCGGCGACATGGCGCTGGGCTGCCTCAGCACGGACCTGCAGGCCGCCTTCAGCGCCACCCCGCGCGACGGACTGACGCCGCTGACGGTCCAGTTCACCGACCAGTCCCCAGGCGAGGTGGGCGGCCGGTTATGGGACTTCAACGGCGATGGCGTGTGGGACAGCTCGGCGCCCAATCCCATCCATGTCTACACCGAGGAGGGGAGCTGGACCGTCACCCTCACCGTCTTCAACTGGGATTTCCGGGACACCCTGACCCGGGTGGACTACATCCAGAGCCGCCTGCCCCGCCTGCGCCGCGTGCCCGAGGACCACGCCACCCTGGCCCAGGCCCTGGCCGCCGCCTTGCCGGGGGACACGGTGGATGTGGCCTGCGGCATCTGGCCGGTGGCCGGCCTGGAGCTGCCCGACGGCATCCTCCTGCGCGGCCGGACAGGGGACCCCGCCTGCGTGGTGCTGGACGCCCAGGGCGCCGGGCGCTGCCTGCGCGGCTCGGCCTTGCGCCGGGGCGTGCGCCTGGAGGGCCTGACCCTGACCGGCGGCAGCGCGCTGGGAGCGGGCACCGACGGGCTGGGCGGGGCCTTCTTCTTCGACCAGCAGTCCAACGCCGTCTTCACCCGCTGCGTGCTGCGCGGCAACCAGGCCCATTACGGCGGCGCCGGCGCCGGCAGCGTGGACAGCCTGCTCCTCTTCCGCCACTGCGTCTTCCATGCCAACAGCGCAGACATCGGCGCGGCCGCCCTCTTTTTCACGGGCGCCCCGCCCCGGCTGGAACACTGCCTGGTGACGGAGCAGGCCGGACCCTATCTCCTCACCCCGGCGCCCCAGATCACCTGCTCCTCGCTCTTCGGGAACGAGCCCGGCAACTGGATCTCCGGCTGGGCCGACCAGCTGGGCCAGAACGGCAATCGGGAGGCCGATCCGCTCTACTGCGACGCCGCGGGCGGCGACCTGCGCCTCCTGGCGGCCAGCCCCTGCCTGCCCCCCGCCAGCGCCTGCGGGGCCATGGGCGCCTGGAGCGATCCCTGCGACCGCTCCCACCTGCCCGCCTTGCAGGCCGGCGACTTCCGCCTGGAGGAGGCCTGGCCCAATCCCTTCAATCCGGCCACCGTCCTTGCCTTCGTCCTGACCCGGCCCCAGACGGTGCGCCTGGCCATCTTCGATCTGGCCGGCCGCGAGGTGGCGGTGCCGGCCAGCGGTCCCCACGCCGCCGGACGGCATGCGGTCCGCTTCGACGGCTCCCGCTGCGCCAGCGGCCTCTACCTGGCGGTGCTGGAGGCGGAGGAGGGCCAGGCCGCCTGCAAGCTCTTGCTGGTGAAATAG
- a CDS encoding T9SS type A sorting domain-containing protein, which produces MRLLLPLVLLLVRLLPATVLRVPQVYPTIQAALAVNLVGDTVEVAAGTYPIAQTLMLDQGVTLRAAQPGHVRLIQAGSAQVLNNSGMPAYLENLELRNLVASTGNAMLELRACRLVGSNSGTNGNGIAAVDCVFDSISTIHGNGSAFFASCHIRDCYTLVNQDHPDLLFSRCVMQRLQRFGSRGWIPYDMGTITLNQCTLVDCGHPSTTLVGTSLNRLALDRCIVSGLRGPLLGTGNMVPDQVEVTCSDMWGGQAGDWTGVLAPFLGQYGNISANPLFCDPELDFHLQWDTPCLLDAPSGDHMGVLPIGCSPGIHEIQSWILSAALPARVRFVAEVYGEFEDLVWDVDGDGQIDGSGTVLEWNFERPGIYRGHLTGRWGEDMLEGWGPPVAVGGVIRQVLVPEELSGALAISQPGDLVQLGPGRFPSAGLVLPPGVSLAGMPGETSLVGTGQGPILQVAPTVSFRALFDLIFEGGRADRSGALAFLPTFGGASSGLHIRRCHFRDNVADREGGAIAAPWPPILLDLKDCDFSDNRATRGGALHGAGFVLENCGFSGNQATETGGAIHVLDSLWATACAFTDNRAVRGGALALDGPATLRACRFLGNQAVALGGAVWNDPWYSTVGARYEGCLFARNQAGTDGAALFDGTGPRLRSCTLAEDSTSALGAIVSLPAWAGGERGAVERCIVAGAPGGRALACPDERLRITCTDLWGNAHGDWAGLAPWQGQDGNLAADPLFCAPRHGDFTLGVDSPCRPEQTLCGLMGALAGWCGESPVREPLARPAALGLSAAPNPFNGASLIHYTLPRPAPVRLSLFNLLGQQVALLVDETRPAGVHTLRLEPRGWASGLYLLCLEQDGAVAVLKLVLVQ; this is translated from the coding sequence ATGCGCCTGCTCCTGCCGCTTGTCCTGCTCCTGGTCCGCCTGCTGCCGGCCACGGTGCTGCGCGTGCCCCAGGTCTACCCGACAATCCAGGCCGCCTTGGCCGTCAATCTGGTGGGCGACACGGTCGAAGTGGCGGCCGGGACCTATCCCATCGCGCAAACCCTTATGCTGGACCAGGGCGTCACCCTGCGCGCGGCCCAACCCGGCCACGTGCGGCTGATCCAGGCTGGTTCGGCCCAGGTGCTGAACAACAGTGGAATGCCCGCCTACCTGGAGAACCTGGAGCTGCGCAACCTGGTCGCCAGCACCGGGAATGCCATGCTCGAACTGCGCGCCTGCCGCCTGGTGGGAAGCAACAGTGGCACGAACGGCAATGGCATCGCCGCCGTGGACTGCGTCTTCGACAGCATCTCAACCATTCACGGGAATGGTTCGGCGTTCTTCGCCTCATGTCATATCCGGGATTGTTACACCCTTGTGAACCAGGATCATCCCGACCTCCTGTTCTCCCGCTGCGTCATGCAAAGGCTCCAGCGCTTTGGCAGCCGCGGTTGGATTCCCTATGACATGGGCACCATCACCCTGAACCAATGCACCCTGGTGGATTGTGGCCACCCGAGCACGACCCTGGTCGGCACCAGTCTGAACCGGCTCGCGCTGGACCGCTGCATCGTGTCCGGCCTGCGCGGCCCCCTGCTGGGGACCGGCAACATGGTTCCGGACCAGGTGGAGGTGACGTGCAGCGACATGTGGGGCGGCCAAGCCGGCGATTGGACGGGGGTGTTGGCTCCCTTCTTGGGCCAGTACGGCAACATCTCGGCCAATCCCCTCTTCTGCGATCCCGAATTGGACTTCCACCTGCAGTGGGACACGCCCTGCCTGCTCGATGCCCCCAGCGGGGATCACATGGGCGTGCTGCCCATCGGCTGCTCGCCCGGCATCCATGAGATTCAATCCTGGATCTTGTCCGCGGCGCTGCCGGCGCGCGTGCGCTTCGTCGCCGAGGTCTACGGCGAGTTTGAGGATCTGGTCTGGGATGTGGACGGCGATGGGCAGATCGACGGCAGCGGAACGGTTCTGGAGTGGAACTTCGAGCGGCCCGGGATTTATCGCGGGCATCTGACGGGCAGGTGGGGCGAGGACATGCTGGAAGGCTGGGGACCTCCGGTCGCCGTGGGAGGCGTGATCAGGCAGGTCCTTGTCCCTGAGGAATTGTCCGGGGCGCTGGCGATATCCCAACCGGGAGACTTGGTCCAGCTGGGGCCGGGTCGCTTTCCGTCAGCGGGGTTGGTATTGCCGCCGGGGGTCAGTCTGGCGGGGATGCCGGGAGAGACGAGCTTGGTCGGGACGGGTCAGGGTCCGATCCTGCAGGTCGCGCCGACGGTTTCGTTCCGCGCATTGTTCGACTTGATCTTCGAAGGTGGTAGAGCCGACCGGAGCGGCGCCTTGGCCTTCCTGCCAACCTTCGGCGGCGCATCGAGCGGCCTGCATATCCGCCGCTGCCACTTCCGCGACAACGTGGCGGACCGGGAGGGTGGGGCCATCGCCGCCCCCTGGCCGCCCATCTTGCTGGACTTGAAGGACTGCGACTTCTCGGACAACCGCGCCACGCGGGGTGGCGCCTTGCACGGGGCGGGATTTGTTCTGGAGAACTGCGGCTTCTCCGGCAACCAGGCGACGGAGACGGGTGGGGCCATCCATGTCCTGGACAGCCTCTGGGCCACGGCCTGCGCCTTCACGGACAACCGGGCCGTCCGCGGCGGCGCCCTCGCCCTGGACGGCCCGGCCACCCTGCGCGCCTGCCGCTTCCTGGGCAACCAGGCGGTGGCGCTGGGCGGCGCCGTCTGGAACGACCCCTGGTACAGCACGGTGGGCGCCCGGTACGAAGGTTGCCTCTTCGCCCGCAACCAGGCCGGCACGGACGGCGCCGCCCTCTTCGACGGCACCGGGCCGCGGCTGCGCTCCTGCACCCTGGCGGAGGACTCCACCAGTGCCCTGGGCGCCATTGTCTCGCTGCCCGCCTGGGCGGGCGGCGAGCGGGGCGCGGTTGAGCGCTGCATCGTGGCCGGGGCGCCGGGCGGCCGGGCCCTGGCCTGCCCGGACGAGCGTCTGCGCATCACCTGCACGGACCTCTGGGGCAATGCCCACGGCGACTGGGCCGGCCTTGCCCCCTGGCAGGGACAGGACGGCAACCTGGCGGCGGACCCCCTCTTCTGCGCGCCCCGCCATGGGGACTTCACCCTGGGCGTGGATTCCCCCTGCCGGCCCGAGCAGACCCTCTGCGGTTTGATGGGCGCCCTGGCCGGCTGGTGCGGCGAGAGCCCCGTGCGGGAGCCGCTGGCGCGTCCCGCGGCGCTGGGCCTGTCCGCGGCGCCCAATCCCTTCAACGGGGCCAGCCTCATCCACTACACCCTGCCACGGCCGGCTCCGGTCCGGTTGTCCCTCTTCAACCTGCTCGGCCAACAGGTGGCCCTGCTGGTGGACGAGACGCGGCCGGCGGGGGTCCACACCCTGCGCCTGGAGCCCCGCGGCTGGGCGAGCGGCCTCTACCTGTTGTGCCTGGAGCAGGATGGCGCCGTCGCCGTCCTCAAGCTGGTGCTGGTCCAGTGA